Proteins co-encoded in one Chroococcidiopsis sp. TS-821 genomic window:
- the rsmD gene encoding 16S rRNA (guanine(966)-N(2))-methyltransferase RsmD gives MRIYGNRLIKTLPGRDTRPTTGRVREAVFNIWQGAIAGSRWLDLCAGNGSMGAEALCRGAALVVGIEQSSRACAIIKENWQKVAQSGQTFQVLRGDVVQRLKTLSGQQFDRIYFDPPYASNLYLPVLQAIAQYQLLHPSGELAVEHHPDLPKLQPSSLEICREKVYGNAAVTFYRAVYLEHEKPFQNN, from the coding sequence ATGCGCATTTACGGCAATCGTCTTATAAAAACATTACCAGGGAGAGACACGCGACCAACAACGGGCAGGGTACGCGAAGCCGTCTTTAATATTTGGCAAGGTGCGATCGCAGGTAGTCGTTGGCTAGATCTGTGTGCTGGGAACGGTTCAATGGGTGCAGAAGCGTTATGCCGTGGCGCAGCCTTGGTTGTGGGAATTGAACAATCAAGCCGTGCCTGTGCGATTATTAAGGAAAATTGGCAAAAAGTAGCACAGTCTGGACAAACGTTTCAAGTTTTGCGCGGCGACGTAGTGCAGCGGTTAAAAACACTTTCAGGACAACAGTTTGACCGCATCTACTTCGATCCACCGTATGCGAGTAATTTGTATTTACCAGTGTTGCAGGCGATCGCGCAGTACCAATTATTGCATCCAAGCGGCGAACTTGCGGTAGAACATCATCCCGATCTGCCCAAGTTACAACCTTCTTCACTAGAAATCTGTCGAGAAAAAGTTTACGGTAACGCGGCTGTTACTTTCTATCGTGCAGTCTACCTAGAACATGAAAAGCCCTTCCAAAACAATTAG
- a CDS encoding peptidase C15: MPSQILLTSFTTWLPHQKSNSSDDLIAKIDELYLTNSTLQLPLLTVLRKLPVDTQQASKIVISKITEIQPTAIICCGMAESRTQLTVESHAACGDVVLRSPLDLEHLIAELSITQISHDAGKFVCEGLYFAVLDYITTQKLNSHCLFVHVPILTEDNMQKVIKDFILIIQKMALL, encoded by the coding sequence ATGCCTTCTCAAATCCTGCTAACTTCATTTACAACATGGCTACCGCATCAAAAATCTAATTCATCCGACGATCTCATCGCGAAAATCGACGAGTTATATCTTACAAATAGCACTTTACAACTACCTCTACTAACCGTTTTAAGAAAACTACCTGTTGATACTCAACAAGCCAGCAAAATTGTCATCAGTAAAATTACTGAAATTCAACCTACTGCTATTATTTGTTGTGGTATGGCAGAAAGTCGAACGCAACTCACTGTAGAATCTCATGCTGCTTGTGGAGATGTTGTTTTGCGATCGCCACTCGATCTAGAACACCTAATTGCTGAGCTTTCTATAACCCAAATCAGCCACGATGCCGGAAAGTTTGTTTGTGAAGGACTTTATTTCGCAGTTTTAGACTATATCACAACGCAGAAATTAAACAGCCATTGTCTTTTTGTTCACGTCCCTATTTTGACAGAAGATAATATGCAAAAAGTTATAAAAGACTTCATATTAATTATTCAAAAAATGGCACTTTTATAA
- the ahcY gene encoding adenosylhomocysteinase, giving the protein MTATSTKPKYEIKDLSLAATGRQRIEWAGREMPVLRQIRDRFAQEKPLAGIRLVACCHVTTETAHLAIALKAGGADALLIASNPLSTQDDVAASLVADHDIPVFAIKGEDNETYHRHVQIALDHRPNVIIDDGSDVVATLIQQRQHQIADIIGTTEETTTGIVRLKAMFKDGVLTFPAMNVNDADTKHFFDNRYGTGQSTLDGIIRATNLLLAGKTVVVAGYGWCGKGTALRARGMGANVIVTEIDPVRAIEAVMDGFRVMPMSEAAPEGDLFITVTGNKHVIRAEHFEAMKDGAIVCNSGHFDIEIDLKSLGATATEVKQVRNFTQEYRMPNGKSVVVLGEGRLINLAAAEGHPSAVMDMSFANQALACEYLVKNKGSLEPGIHSIPTEVDQEIARLKLQAMGINIDSLTAEQEEYINSWTAGT; this is encoded by the coding sequence ATGACTGCAACTTCAACTAAGCCAAAGTACGAGATTAAAGACCTTTCCCTGGCGGCTACAGGAAGACAGCGGATCGAATGGGCTGGGCGCGAAATGCCTGTTTTGCGTCAAATCCGCGATCGCTTCGCGCAAGAAAAACCCCTTGCTGGAATTCGTTTGGTTGCGTGCTGTCACGTTACCACTGAAACCGCCCATTTGGCGATCGCGCTCAAAGCAGGTGGTGCAGACGCACTGCTGATTGCGAGTAACCCACTTTCGACGCAAGACGACGTAGCTGCTAGCCTCGTTGCGGACCATGATATTCCTGTTTTCGCGATCAAAGGCGAAGACAACGAAACTTATCACCGTCACGTTCAAATTGCCCTCGATCATCGCCCCAACGTAATTATCGACGACGGTAGCGATGTTGTCGCTACTTTAATTCAACAACGCCAACACCAAATTGCTGATATTATTGGCACTACCGAAGAAACAACGACGGGTATTGTCCGCCTCAAAGCGATGTTCAAAGACGGGGTGCTAACGTTCCCCGCGATGAATGTTAACGATGCGGATACGAAACACTTCTTCGATAACCGCTACGGTACAGGACAATCGACACTCGATGGCATTATCCGTGCGACAAACCTCCTACTAGCCGGAAAAACTGTTGTTGTTGCGGGTTATGGTTGGTGCGGTAAGGGAACTGCACTGCGGGCGCGCGGAATGGGCGCAAATGTGATTGTTACCGAAATTGACCCCGTAAGAGCGATCGAAGCCGTCATGGATGGTTTTCGCGTCATGCCTATGTCTGAAGCTGCACCAGAGGGTGACTTATTTATTACGGTAACAGGTAACAAGCACGTGATTCGCGCAGAACACTTTGAGGCGATGAAAGACGGTGCGATCGTTTGTAACTCTGGTCACTTTGATATTGAAATTGACCTCAAATCGCTGGGTGCAACTGCAACAGAAGTCAAGCAAGTTCGTAACTTTACCCAAGAATACCGGATGCCTAATGGTAAATCGGTTGTTGTTTTAGGTGAAGGACGTTTAATTAATTTAGCTGCTGCTGAGGGACATCCTAGCGCAGTGATGGATATGAGCTTTGCTAACCAAGCTTTGGCGTGTGAATATTTGGTGAAGAATAAAGGATCGCTAGAACCTGGTATTCACTCGATTCCTACCGAAGTTGACCAAGAAATTGCGCGTCTGAAGCTACAAGCGATGGGAATTAACATTGATAGTTTGACAGCAGAGCAAGAAGAATATATTAACTCTTGGACTGCGGGTACATAA
- a CDS encoding c-type cytochrome has product MANQFAKPEILLQRLAFIALAILLVAILVVVGVHRVRVSEPYVKNVLSLTGDPVRGSAIFQMNCAGCHGWQADGNVGPSLQGISKRKSRFGLIHQVISGDTPPMPQFKPSPKEMADLLSYLETL; this is encoded by the coding sequence TTGGCTAATCAGTTCGCTAAACCGGAAATTCTACTCCAGCGGCTTGCATTTATCGCTTTGGCGATTTTGCTAGTTGCAATATTAGTTGTTGTGGGCGTACATAGGGTAAGAGTTTCTGAGCCTTATGTTAAGAATGTTTTGTCATTAACAGGAGATCCCGTACGCGGCAGTGCGATTTTTCAAATGAACTGCGCGGGTTGTCACGGATGGCAAGCTGATGGTAACGTGGGTCCTAGTTTACAAGGTATTTCTAAGCGTAAATCTCGTTTTGGGTTGATTCATCAAGTCATTAGTGGCGATACTCCACCGATGCCACAGTTCAAGCCTAGTCCCAAAGAAATGGCAGACTTGTTAAGTTACTTGGAAACGCTTTGA
- a CDS encoding ABC transporter ATP-binding protein: MKRFHYWQLLPYIKPQWKTIAQAFVCTLIFTIFWPILAWLAGRIAAYIGQGDILAIAQIAAISAVVFLSQKIAQFGQDSLMAKAALFIAFDLRQRVYAHLQRLNLSFFETAKTGDLSYRLTEDIDRIGEVINKVFHDFIPCVLQLIVVLGYMIYLNWQLTLSTLIIAPLMAILIGWFGERLQQVSRRSQNQISDLSALLIEVFSGIRLVQAFAAEDYALNRFRQDAERNRKAKYAAERLKAIQFPVIGFLEAISALILLFLGGWQISAGNLTPSEFVSYVAGLALLIDPISHITTNYNEFKQGQASVDRIFELLAIKPTVLEKPNAIALPPVTGKVEYRRVSFGYKPEQLVIKDLSLLAHPGERIAFVGASGAGKTTIVNLLPRFYDPLSGDIFIDGINIRDVTLCSLRRQIGIVPQETILFSGTIAQNIAFGKTEFDLDDIVTAAKIANAHRFITQLPYGYDTVVGERGVNLSGGQRQRLAIARAVLLNPRILILDEATSALDSESEALVQEALERLMHNRTVFIIAHRLATVRRCDRILVIEQGQIVESGTHEELLALSRRYARYYSQQFN, from the coding sequence TTGAAACGCTTTCATTACTGGCAACTTTTACCGTACATCAAACCGCAGTGGAAGACGATTGCGCAGGCTTTTGTTTGCACATTGATATTTACTATTTTTTGGCCCATCCTTGCGTGGTTAGCAGGTCGCATTGCAGCGTATATTGGTCAGGGAGATATCTTGGCGATCGCGCAAATTGCGGCGATCAGTGCTGTCGTGTTTCTCAGTCAAAAAATCGCGCAGTTCGGTCAAGATTCCCTCATGGCAAAAGCTGCTTTATTCATTGCGTTCGATCTGCGTCAGCGAGTTTATGCACATCTACAGCGATTAAACTTAAGCTTTTTTGAAACGGCTAAAACAGGGGATCTATCGTATCGTCTTACCGAAGATATTGACCGCATTGGTGAAGTTATCAACAAAGTCTTTCACGACTTTATTCCTTGCGTGTTGCAGTTGATTGTTGTCTTGGGATACATGATATATCTCAACTGGCAACTAACGCTATCAACTTTGATTATTGCGCCATTAATGGCAATTTTGATCGGCTGGTTTGGCGAACGGTTGCAGCAAGTTTCGCGCCGCAGTCAAAATCAAATATCTGATTTATCAGCATTACTCATCGAGGTTTTCAGCGGTATCCGTTTAGTGCAAGCTTTCGCTGCTGAAGATTATGCCTTAAATCGCTTTCGTCAAGATGCTGAACGCAATCGTAAAGCGAAATACGCTGCAGAGAGATTAAAGGCAATTCAGTTTCCAGTGATTGGTTTTCTCGAAGCTATTAGTGCTTTAATACTATTATTTTTAGGTGGTTGGCAAATTTCTGCGGGAAACTTAACTCCTAGCGAATTTGTGAGTTACGTTGCCGGTTTAGCATTATTAATTGACCCAATTTCGCATATCACGACTAATTACAACGAATTTAAGCAGGGACAAGCATCGGTAGATCGAATTTTTGAATTGTTGGCAATCAAACCCACTGTTTTAGAAAAGCCCAATGCGATCGCGCTTCCTCCCGTTACAGGTAAAGTTGAATATCGCCGCGTTTCTTTTGGATACAAACCTGAACAACTCGTCATCAAAGACTTGAGTTTACTAGCGCATCCAGGTGAAAGAATTGCGTTTGTCGGTGCTTCAGGTGCAGGTAAAACGACGATTGTTAACTTGTTACCGCGCTTCTACGACCCGCTATCAGGTGATATTTTCATCGACGGTATCAATATTCGAGATGTCACCTTATGCAGCTTAAGACGGCAAATTGGGATCGTACCGCAAGAAACGATTCTCTTCTCAGGAACGATTGCCCAAAATATCGCCTTTGGTAAAACTGAATTTGATCTCGATGACATTGTGACCGCAGCTAAAATTGCGAATGCACATCGATTCATCACGCAATTACCTTATGGTTATGACACTGTAGTCGGAGAACGCGGCGTTAATCTCTCAGGAGGACAACGTCAAAGACTCGCGATCGCGCGTGCAGTGTTACTCAATCCGCGCATTCTCATTCTTGATGAAGCAACAAGCGCCCTAGATTCTGAATCAGAAGCATTAGTACAAGAAGCTCTAGAACGACTGATGCATAATCGTACAGTCTTTATCATTGCGCACCGTTTAGCGACTGTGCGACGCTGCGATCGCATTTTAGTTATCGAACAAGGGCAAATTGTCGAATCAGGTACGCATGAAGAATTATTAGCCCTCTCGCGCCGCTACGCCCGATATTATTCCCAGCAATTTAATTAG
- a CDS encoding OFA family MFS transporter translates to MDVIERNSELTVFGLPAEQGRWLLIPLGMSILLCLGSVYSWSIFRKPLESELNISATESLLPYTVALVFYAAFMPIAGFYIPRIGTRIMTAIGGIVVGVGYILSSFTADIGMIVLTYGVIAGTGVGIAYGVPMAVVARWFPDKKGLAVGLTIIGFGLSPLIAAPLANYLIGRYSVRLTLRILGIAFTAIILGIALAMKLPPQNWCPRRIAAAPASTVMPSYPAHLLRSQSFYGLWVCYAIGTLIGLSAIGISSPVGEEIIDINPRLAASSVSLFALFNGVSRPLFGWLSDRFKPHYVAIMSYTLILIACVLMVNAQKGQIVTYVVAFCLFWFCLGGWLAMAPAITLRFFNPDRYAQNYGIVFTAYGTGALIGTLVTGRIRDWFGTYAYAFYLMALLAIIGILVANFMLKRSDRLYS, encoded by the coding sequence ATGGATGTTATTGAGCGTAACTCAGAGTTAACAGTGTTTGGACTACCCGCCGAGCAAGGTAGATGGTTACTGATTCCTCTGGGTATGAGTATTTTACTTTGTTTAGGGAGTGTTTACTCCTGGAGTATTTTTAGAAAACCTTTAGAAAGTGAATTGAATATTAGTGCAACTGAAAGTTTATTACCCTATACCGTTGCTCTTGTTTTCTATGCTGCATTCATGCCAATCGCTGGCTTTTATATTCCTCGGATAGGAACTCGTATCATGACGGCGATCGGGGGAATCGTAGTCGGCGTAGGTTATATTCTTTCAAGTTTTACCGCTGATATTGGGATGATAGTCCTCACCTATGGTGTCATTGCTGGAACAGGAGTTGGCATTGCTTATGGTGTACCAATGGCTGTGGTTGCTCGATGGTTCCCTGACAAAAAAGGATTAGCCGTGGGCTTGACGATTATCGGTTTTGGGCTTTCTCCCCTGATCGCTGCTCCTTTAGCAAATTACTTAATTGGAAGATACTCTGTTAGACTAACTCTGCGGATTTTAGGCATCGCGTTTACAGCGATTATTCTAGGAATTGCGCTCGCGATGAAATTGCCTCCGCAAAACTGGTGTCCCCGTCGGATAGCTGCTGCTCCAGCATCTACTGTCATGCCGAGTTATCCTGCCCATTTACTCAGATCTCAGTCATTTTATGGGCTATGGGTTTGCTATGCGATTGGCACTTTGATTGGATTAAGTGCCATTGGTATTTCCAGTCCAGTTGGTGAGGAGATAATTGATATCAATCCGAGGTTGGCAGCAAGTAGTGTTTCTCTATTTGCGCTCTTTAATGGAGTCAGTCGTCCTTTGTTTGGCTGGTTAAGCGATCGCTTTAAACCTCATTATGTGGCGATTATGTCTTATACGCTCATCTTGATTGCCTGCGTGTTGATGGTCAATGCTCAGAAAGGACAAATTGTCACGTATGTTGTTGCCTTTTGCCTATTTTGGTTTTGTTTGGGAGGATGGTTAGCAATGGCTCCTGCTATCACCCTCCGGTTTTTTAACCCCGATCGGTATGCTCAAAATTACGGAATTGTGTTTACCGCCTATGGTACAGGTGCTTTGATTGGAACTTTGGTGACTGGAAGAATTCGAGATTGGTTTGGCACTTACGCCTATGCATTTTATCTAATGGCTCTACTTGCCATTATTGGCATTCTCGTTGCCAACTTCATGCTCAAGCGCAGCGATCGCCTATATTCGTAA
- a CDS encoding exopolysaccharide biosynthesis protein, translated as MARLSVELHRYFFDEVRPPQVNLSQILALAGERIFGFLFVVLSLPSALPVPAPGYSIPFGILLFLLAVQLIIGARSPWLPPRLANHPIALNQIQGILKSGIPWLKRIEAIARPRLSYICTSISGRVVIGCAIALMAISMMIPIPGTNTLPAIGIFVTGFGLLEDDGAISLLGLVLCLLGATLSISILVALYFGGTSLIEWIKAYF; from the coding sequence GTGGCTCGACTTTCTGTAGAATTACACCGCTATTTTTTTGACGAAGTACGCCCTCCCCAGGTGAATTTGTCACAAATACTGGCACTTGCAGGGGAACGTATATTTGGTTTTTTGTTTGTGGTATTATCTTTACCCTCAGCGTTACCCGTACCTGCACCAGGATACTCGATTCCGTTTGGTATCTTGCTTTTTTTACTCGCTGTGCAGTTGATTATTGGCGCTAGATCTCCCTGGCTACCACCACGACTCGCCAATCATCCGATCGCCTTAAATCAAATTCAAGGAATTTTAAAATCAGGAATTCCCTGGTTAAAACGTATCGAAGCGATCGCGCGTCCGCGTTTGAGTTACATCTGTACCAGTATCAGCGGACGCGTTGTGATTGGTTGTGCGATCGCCCTTATGGCAATTTCTATGATGATTCCCATCCCTGGGACAAATACGCTTCCTGCGATCGGGATTTTTGTCACTGGTTTTGGTTTACTCGAAGACGACGGCGCTATTAGTTTACTTGGTCTAGTTTTGTGTCTTCTTGGTGCAACTCTGTCAATTTCAATTCTAGTTGCTCTGTATTTCGGAGGTACAAGCTTGATTGAGTGGATAAAGGCATATTTTTAA
- the petG gene encoding cytochrome b6-f complex subunit V, whose protein sequence is MVEPLLDGIVLGLIVITLAGLFFAAYQQYKRGKQLGL, encoded by the coding sequence ATGGTTGAACCACTACTCGATGGAATTGTTCTTGGCTTGATAGTGATTACTTTGGCTGGTTTATTTTTTGCCGCGTATCAGCAATATAAGCGTGGCAAGCAGTTGGGTTTATAA
- a CDS encoding DUF86 domain-containing protein, which produces MSLEIEDFTKSMTFTDFQNDRQTVKAVLSNLAIIGEATGNLLPEVEIIYPEIPWIDIRGIRNIVVHDYFRVNLEIIWENIKIDIATRSDGADLRFVNNNCYLVTLI; this is translated from the coding sequence GTGAGTCTTGAAATTGAAGACTTCACCAAAAGCATGACCTTTACAGATTTCCAAAATGACAGACAAACTGTAAAAGCAGTTTTATCTAACTTAGCAATTATTGGTGAAGCAACTGGTAATCTCCTACCTGAAGTTGAAATTATTTACCCAGAGATTCCTTGGATTGATATTCGAGGAATTCGCAATATTGTCGTACATGATTACTTTAGAGTAAATTTGGAAATTATTTGGGAAAATATCAAAATTGATATTGCTACAAGAAGTGATGGCGCAGATCTCAGATTTGTAAATAACAATTGTTACTTGGTAACATTGATTTAG
- the hisH gene encoding imidazole glycerol phosphate synthase subunit HisH: MAAIAVIDYDMGNLHSVCKGLEKAGATPKITDSAIELAKADAVLLPGVGAFDPAVQHLRSRDLVEPIKDAIASGKPFLGICLGLQVLFECSEEGVEPGLGIISGTVRRFKGEPGITIPHMGWNQLELTQPDCPLWQNLPSQPWVYFVHSYYVEPEDSTIQAATVTHGSQTVTAAIARDNIMAMQFHPEKSSTAGLRILSNFVQQVRTTVPV, from the coding sequence ATGGCAGCGATCGCAGTTATAGATTATGACATGGGTAATCTGCATTCGGTCTGCAAAGGTTTAGAGAAAGCGGGAGCGACTCCGAAAATTACTGACTCAGCTATAGAATTAGCAAAAGCTGATGCAGTATTGTTACCCGGCGTCGGTGCGTTCGATCCTGCTGTACAGCATTTGAGATCCCGTGACTTGGTTGAACCAATCAAAGATGCGATCGCCAGTGGGAAACCGTTTCTTGGTATTTGTCTGGGACTGCAAGTCTTATTCGAATGCAGTGAAGAAGGTGTAGAGCCTGGTTTGGGAATTATTTCTGGTACAGTACGGCGCTTTAAAGGCGAGCCAGGAATTACAATTCCGCATATGGGTTGGAATCAACTAGAGCTTACTCAACCTGATTGTCCCCTATGGCAAAATCTACCATCACAGCCTTGGGTTTATTTTGTTCACTCCTATTATGTTGAGCCTGAGGATTCTACAATTCAAGCCGCAACAGTAACGCATGGTAGTCAAACGGTGACAGCAGCGATCGCCCGCGACAATATCATGGCAATGCAATTCCACCCTGAAAAATCCTCTACTGCTGGATTGCGAATTTTATCCAACTTTGTGCAGCAAGTCCGCACCACAGTACCCGTGTAA
- a CDS encoding DedA family protein, with protein MLEWITNTMSSLGYLGIGLLMFLENLFPPIPSELIMPLAGFTVARGQMQFIPAIAAGVLGTVLGALPWYYAGKILGTERLQQLADKYGKWISISSKDITKADRWFARHGGKAVFICRLVPGVRTLISLPAGIGGMHLVPFLLYSTLGTLLWVGLLTYLGYVLGDNYELVDEYLAPVSKIVVVTLVIAFILWVVRKNMRRYS; from the coding sequence ATGCTCGAATGGATTACCAACACAATGAGTTCCCTCGGATATTTGGGAATTGGATTACTGATGTTTCTGGAAAATTTGTTTCCGCCGATTCCTTCAGAATTAATTATGCCATTAGCCGGTTTTACCGTAGCCAGAGGTCAAATGCAGTTTATTCCTGCGATCGCCGCTGGAGTTTTAGGAACTGTCCTCGGCGCGCTGCCTTGGTACTATGCTGGTAAGATTCTTGGTACAGAGCGCTTACAACAACTAGCAGACAAATACGGTAAGTGGATATCAATTTCTAGCAAAGATATTACTAAAGCAGATCGCTGGTTCGCTCGTCATGGTGGCAAAGCCGTTTTCATTTGCCGCTTAGTTCCTGGAGTGCGCACGCTGATTTCACTTCCTGCGGGGATCGGCGGAATGCATTTAGTTCCGTTTCTGCTCTATTCCACGCTGGGCACGCTACTATGGGTGGGCTTACTGACTTATTTAGGGTACGTCTTAGGCGACAACTACGAACTGGTAGATGAATATCTTGCTCCTGTCTCTAAAATTGTAGTCGTTACTCTCGTCATCGCTTTCATTCTTTGGGTAGTCAGAAAAAATATGCGGCGCTATAGCTAA